The proteins below are encoded in one region of Pseudomonas sp. SCB32:
- a CDS encoding YceI family protein: protein MPSLKCALLGALLILASPLALAEWQLDGGTSRISFVSVKRGKMAEVQRFDQLSGQIDDKGAVRLVVSLASIDSGLALRDERMRNAFFEVERYPEATITSQLDLSRYDDLQVGQSRPETIDFILDLHGQRRRLKSEVLVSRPGEGRIEVTTLEPLVLKLIDFDLEERLEPLKAVANLPSITPEVPVFAVLGFRQVIKQVP from the coding sequence ATGCCTTCTCTGAAATGTGCGCTGTTGGGCGCGCTGTTGATTCTCGCCAGCCCCCTGGCGCTGGCCGAGTGGCAACTGGACGGCGGCACCTCGCGGATCAGCTTCGTCTCGGTCAAGCGCGGCAAGATGGCGGAGGTCCAGCGCTTCGACCAGCTTTCCGGGCAGATCGACGACAAGGGAGCGGTGCGCCTGGTCGTATCGCTGGCCTCCATCGACAGCGGCCTGGCACTGCGCGACGAGCGTATGCGCAACGCGTTCTTCGAGGTCGAGCGCTACCCGGAGGCGACCATCACCAGCCAGCTCGACCTGAGCCGCTATGACGATCTGCAGGTGGGCCAGTCGCGGCCGGAAACCATCGACTTCATCCTCGACCTGCATGGCCAGCGGCGCCGGCTGAAATCCGAAGTGCTGGTCAGCCGGCCCGGCGAGGGGCGTATCGAGGTGACGACACTGGAGCCACTGGTGCTCAAGCTGATCGACTTCGATCTGGAGGAGAGGCTGGAGCCGCTCAAGGCGGTCGCCAATCTCCCGTCGATCACCCCTGAGGTACCCGTGTTCGCGGTGCTGGGGTTCCGTCAGGTGATCAAGCAGGTGCCGTGA
- a CDS encoding amidase, which yields MIRRHPVITALVLLLLMLAATAWQNRVHLAAFPGIIGAYTAKEYCSCRYVMGNSADYCRAYTQQYVPISAFRDDEAHKRVTARGLGSTQTATWLGAREGCRLMPQADELPNH from the coding sequence ATGATCCGCCGTCATCCGGTCATCACCGCCCTGGTCCTGCTGCTGCTCATGCTTGCCGCCACGGCCTGGCAGAACCGCGTCCATCTCGCCGCCTTCCCCGGCATCATCGGCGCCTACACCGCCAAGGAGTACTGCTCCTGCCGCTACGTCATGGGGAACTCTGCGGACTATTGCCGGGCCTATACCCAGCAGTACGTGCCGATCAGCGCCTTCCGCGACGACGAAGCGCACAAGCGGGTGACCGCCCGTGGCCTCGGCAGTACCCAGACAGCCACCTGGCTCGGCGCGCGCGAAGGATGCCGGCTGATGCCCCAGGCGGATGAATTGCCCAACCACTGA